atatttttcaaactaatctctttttttgtttttggtcctactttatttaataaattctaCTTTCTCATAAAAGGaactttttttcaattttattttttatattgttttaattaagacatattcaaataaaaataaaatatttctaagATATCATGACTAACAATTATAAAACTTCAAGTAaccaataatattaaatatattaatactTCTCAACATGAACTTTTTACATCAGTGTCACAAAACAGGGTAACTCATATATTTTACTTTAGATCAAAAGTCATATATTATATGATATATTGAGAGTGACTTTATATAACTTTTCTAGCTATATAAATATCAAAAGTCATTATAGTAAAAGTCAAATGATCATTGATTAAATCCAAAGTTCTAACCATGAAATAATGAATTAATTACTGCAGCTGTTATGGGAGATGGTTTCATAGCTAAAGACATAACCTTTGAGAACACAGCCGGACCACAAAAACATCAAGCAGTTGCTCTCCGTTCCGGCGCCGACCACTCCGTCTTCTACCGTTGCGCCTTCAAAGGCTACCAAGACACCTTATATGTTTACGCCAACCGTCAATTCTATCGTGACTGTAACATCTATGGAACAATCGATTTCATCTTCGGTAACGCTGTTTCCGTCCTTCAAAACTCCAACATCTTCATTAGAAAACCAATGAGTAACCAACAGAACACTGTAACAGCACAAGGGCGTACCGATCCAAATGAAAACACCGGAATCGTGATTCATAACTGTCGCATAACCGCCGCAGGTGATTTGAAACCGGTTCAGGGTTCTGTTAAAAGTTATCTTGGTAGACCATGGCAAAAATATTCAAGAACGGTTGTTATGAAAAGTAATATTGATGGTGTGATTAATTCTCAAGGTTGGGCTCCATGGATGGGTGGATTTGCTTTAAGTACTCTTTATTATGGCGAATATATGAATGTTGGTGGCGGTGCCGGTACCGGTGGAAGAGTTAATTGGCCTGGTTTTCATGTTATTACTAATCCTTCTGAGGCTGTTAAATTTTCTGTTGGGAATTTTTTGGCTGGTGGTTCTTGGATTGCTGGTAGTGGTGTGCCGTTTGATGCAGGTTTGTGAATAATAACGACCGTCAAATTGATTGACTATACTCTTCAcggaataaaatataaacagaAAGATTCAGAAAGTCAAATATATCTGGTCTAAACTATAGACCAGATATATTcgatatttttgaattttttagtttatacTTTAATTGAGGAGTATAGTGAAAGAAACTAAAGTGATTGATCATGTATAGTGAAGGAGACTTGAATGATGATGATTTTGGTATTTTATGTATAAACAAAAAGGGGATGGTGAAAGCACAATGGTGAACATTAAAGATAgacaaattatatatttgtcatgtagTTTTTGTTGGGTTTTTCCTTGTACAAAGGGTAACACAAGATGCTGTGTTGTACTTTATCATCTGTCCATATCCTTTAACCTAAAGGGTCAACTATAAATAGATAGGTGAATAAGTCCTTATTATAATTACGTTTAGTATCAATAAGGttgtaaagaaagaaaaaatataaggtTAAGTTTAGTTTATTTCCTCTTTGATTACTGTATATGTATGTAAGTATACACATATATTTGTATAAAAGTCTTTGATCTCTTTCCACTTGCATATATATTGCTAGCTGCTTTTGATATTGATCAACATTAATTAGGTCCCACACTCCCACTCATGATATGAAATCATGAAAGGATCAAGCACTAAAGTTTGAAATTTATAAcatataatcaaatatatatgtgtattaaataattaaaatatacatGCAGGCTTGTAccataagaaaataaaataatacatacATGAAACATGCAACAATTACTTTCTATTACCTTTATGTGATAAAGTCAAGTTTTATACATGAAGACAAATAGAGACAAGAATACTAAAAGGGGATGTCATTTTATGAAGGGTTTCAAAAACTTGCAAGAGATCAAATGGTAGTGCATGAGGATGTCATTTTAGTTTCTTGTATATGTTATGGTAATAATTAACTTAGGCAATTACTTAGTGGCCTTATATAATTGGGAAATAGATTTAATATCAACCGTCTAATCCAAacattgaaattattttaatacaaaagATACAATTTTAAATCATAACCATCTAACCTAATATCAACAGTTCAGACGGATaaatacattattattttagtgcaGGGAATGTACATCCATATAATTGCCACTAATTTATAGAGTACTATCCAAATTTTGTAGTaacttgaaaacaaaaacagaagataattgccaaaaaaaaaatatcatatgaaaaaaatatggtcatGCATATATAGTCTTTCTCTCCTCTTTTATATTAAACCAtatattcaattatttatgtaccaacaaaaatatattcaattaattatcttcttaaacaaaaagaaacagAGCAATTTTTTTGGGTGAAAAAAACAGAGCAATTTCTTTTGATAAAAGAAACAGAGCATATGATAAGTACGTATAAATGTTGGAAAATTTTCACAAAGTTTTTTTATTAGGATCATTAACGATTATGATttccttaatatttttttttttgctgcgATGgacaaaacatgttttttttttgttataatagaGTCAGAGAGGATCGAACCTATGATCTCCTACATATTATTCAGACCTCTTATCATTAGACAAAACCCAATGGCTTTGgacaaaatatgtttaatttgatCTTGTTAGATGGATAAAACACTAATCATATTATTAATATATCTTACTTTTCTATTTGAAGAAAGGCATACGTTAATTAAAAGTTGCATGGAAATAAACATATGTCCTTTTCTAATCTAGCACTTGATAGTTAATTAACATGCGATTATTGATTAATTAAGACTAATGACTATAGTGAGGAAATTACTTCACGATTTGATTTGCTATAATTAGTGAGTATATAAACACAATTAGACATTGGTCCTTTTGTTGATGTTAACATTCTAATTGTAATTTGTGATAGTTACATGGACCAATAAACAAAAACCCCAATTAATTGATTTGGATTAATTTGATGTGAAACTACAGCTCATACTAATTAAGTCAAATGTCAATTTCTAAATGGATTGTTTGTGTTTCTATCTACACACTGTTTGCTCACATCAGCCGCCTGCAGGAATGATGATGGTGTAACCATGCATCTCATTTTCtgataattaagttttttttggttactaatTAAGTTTAATTTGTACGATAATTAATTGTGGTTATTGAAAAGTAAAGGAAAATGAAGGCGTTCATAACAATAGTCAACAATAGCATTACTAAACTATTTCaacaacaattgtcaaaaaaaaactatttcaacaacaaaatacTGTAAATTCTTTCTTTTAGATTAGTACTTTCTTAGAGcttgataaatttttttatacatatacatTCATGCAATCATTACGTCTGTTTCttatgttaataattttttaaatatttccaTCAAATATGTACTTAGCAAGATGCTATATTGAATGCatgtataaaaaaatcacaagtaaaagtaagtaaaaaaaataaaattacacaaacAATATAAGCagattaaattcatttttttataactacTCCTTCCGTGacactttataagtaaaaatgtattttttatgttcattgtatatttaatttatctgatccataatatagaccagatacattaaatatacaatgaacctagaaaGTGCATTTTTACTTGTAAAGTGTCACGGATGGAGTACTATCTTGTGCAGACATTCTCGCTAAGTTGAGAGCTAATAATTCAAATCATTTATCACGTTCAATGAACTCCCacattatttctttttatcttgtaacaaaaaaaaaaaaaaaattcccatcTATCTCTTCTCTGTCTCTAAAGGTTTATGCATGCacctaataataatttaacataattttgaaaaaagagctaaagaaaataaaatttaaaatttaaatacaaaaatgttTCATAAATACTTACTTTTTCATGTACAAGCGATATCGGATTAATCACATACAAAATTGTAGTTAATTCAATTTAGGCTTAAATACAGTTCACCCCTCCTATTTTGATTGAATCGAAATTTTACTcctttctattttaaaatccggaaTTTTAACCCCTCTATTTTATAATTCTTTGGATTTTATCCCTATAATATTTGACTCATATTTAACAAAGGGACAGTAACACAGTGAACATTGCAATACCTTGAATGTCCTCAACCCACAACGACACAATAACCGTCTTCTTGCAATGCCAAACATATGTATTATAAGTTTCATAATATTACAAAGTAAAACATGCCCAGCATCGTAATAAATGAGAAATAGAAAAGTGTTCCGTTACGGCATCTCTGAtatgtagttgtttttttttaccggTCTCAATTTGTTTTGTGCAGTAAATATGAGTCAAATATTATAGAGGGCAAAATCCAAAGAATTATAAAATAGAGGGTTAAAAttctgaattttaaaatagggacgGAAAAATACATGTGCGCCCCTTGATATTTTCAAATTACCTCTCTCGTTACTTAGAATTCGAATgtgtaaatagaaaaaattagagaaaaaagaGTTCGCTTTCTTGGATGCAAACTATGAACTGAGATCAATTTTTAGGATACAAACTACGAACTCAGTTCAATTCTAAAATGCAGacttttttttcatgattttttttttatctaagaGGCGCAGACGTTGGGtttaagttaaaaatattgtcactcgcAGTGCAAAAAGTACTTGCATCCTATAAAGCGAGAGTTTGTTTGGATTTCAGGGGGCGCATGAAGTTTTTTAGGGGACACGAAAAGTCACTCTAAAAAAATATACCGCATTAAgctaagtgttttttttttctttccaaaaagAGCTGTCATCTAAATTTGATTAATGGCAATGTTGAGGCCCAAGGAAAAAAGTTATATAGTAAACACAATTAGAACACCCCATTCTTGTGTTTCCACCACCCTTCATGCACTTCTTCTTTCTTTACAAGTTCCTTCTGCAGTGATAGCAAGTAATGATACAGTATGGAAGTTGGTTAACAAATAAGTTTATCGGAGATCACCCGTAGATGCAAAAATGAAAGACATTATTTGCAACAAAACAGTTAGTTCTAGCCTTTATTTCGTTAGCTGGTGGAAAATCCATCTTCCTCCAAGGCATAGCAGCGAAGTGAAACCAAGGGGGGAAGAAAATGAAGGGTTTATGAAAAGAGTGGCCAAAATAAAGCCAACAGAAGagtaaatattatattaataagaGTATATATAATCAGCACTCGACGGTTTCATATTATTTAGCACATCAAAATTTAGTTAAAGTAGTACAAAGTCCACTCAAGTGCCCATAGTAAAGGGCTGAAAACAACCAACAGTATACAGGTTGGTTACTCACAAAATTAACATTGGATGGAAATTTTGACAGACAATAAGAAATGACTTGGTTCTGGGAGTATATGTATTTATGTAATGACTGTGGGAGCAGATCGGCCGGTAAATTCCTCCATCTTTGAAAGTTTCAATGCAGCCGCCACCTGTAATAATTAAGATATATTTCAAACAGTCAAGATGACTGCAAGTTTGGCaatgaaatttatatttaaCTATTATAATCATCTTACAAGAGGAGCAAGTGCTTCATGTGAAAGTCTCCCAATCTTTGATGGATCCTTCTCATATTGCTCAATGTATAGTCGAATAGTTGCGCCTTCTGATCCAGTTCCAGAGAGGCGGAAGATCTAGGGCAGTAAAGTGttgttaagaaaacaaaacagtTAGCGGATCTTGTGAAAAATGAGGTAAGGAAGAATTTGGAAATGCTTTTTCAAATCTTAGGGAGTCCTGCATTTTCAGATTTTCTATCCCAATAAGCTAGTAGTATCAAATAATAAGTAaaattttcgtaaaaaataaaactaaattataataaggccctaataataataaccagTAAACTTACCAATCGTGATCCATCCTCAAACAAATATCGGATGCCCTGATGCGATGAAACGGAACCATCCACCGAATCCTTGTATTCAAATTCATCACCGTGGACAACATTTGAAACATCTGAGCTTGCTCCCTTCACAATCCTAAAAAGACAGTGAATAAAATCCATTAGATTTATGATGAAACCTTTTCAACCCTTCCATCCATGTCTTCCTCGGACACATACTCATATATGTTACTCCTGTTTAAATGATGTTGGGGATTAATAATAACTTACTTATTGACTTCTGAAAGTGAGGACTGCAGTTTGACCAAATGTGCCATCAGTTCCTTTGCTGCAACTGCATCCACATTCTTTAAGGCGGGGGCGGGAATTGATTAGGCTAACTGATTTAAACAAGGAATTGTACTAAAGTAGGATAAAATGCAATTGAATCTTACTTCGTAGTCATATCGAGTATAATAGTGGCGCCCATAGGTAGCCCAATGCTGGCGAACTATGTCTTCAACTGTTACGAGCTTGTCTtgattatctttatttttatatgcaaGTATAGATAGCCAGGCCAAAACTGCCCAGATTCCATCCTTCTCACGAATGTGATCCGAACCTATCACAAACACAACGACAATCACAAGATAATAAGAGGTTTGCGTAAGTTTAAAGGTTGTAGTTTGCTCTTCGGCTCTTCCTAATACAGAAGCAAAATGCATACCAGTCCCAAAACTTTCTTCACCGCAAACTGAACACAATCCAGCATCCATTAAATTACCAAAGAACTTCCAACCCGTAGGAACCTGGCTttgaagaataaatttaataagTTTGTCTGAAAGCAACTAATGATCATTTTCACACTTCGAGACATTAGAAACAGTATACCtcaaaaaacttcaaattcaGATGTTTTGCTACAACATCCAAGGCAGCAGAGGTTGGCATGCTCCTACAAAACATTTACAGCTTAGGTTGGTATATACTGATAAAAAAAGTGCCGAGAGGTCAAGttccaaaaaatcaaattgctaGGAAATAAGCTCAAGAACCAATAGCAGATAAAGAATTCTGGGCCAGTGGGGCAAGAAATACCAAGAGACAAGagttataaatatatctttGTATTAAATTCAATGGAGTTCTTTCCTATTTTATTGTCCTACTAGAAACATGTATGATAAccttttttgaagaaactatcTAGATAATTACAAGACAGTTGATTATTACAAACATACACAATTTACCACAGTGTGTGTGTGAGTCAGTGAGGgagagaggggggggggggagggGGGGGAGGCTGAAAACttgaaaatatgataaaaacCTGGCAACTCCCTTTAGGCCAGCAGAAAAGTATGGTATTGCTTGAACAGCATTTGCAGCAATAATGGCCACAGAATCCGAAGGAGTGACAAAAAACCTAATAAacaaagataaatataaatcaaaaacaaataatagaAAAGATTTAAACTTATCACAAGTTAAGGGCTCCATTACCTTTTACCAAGTATCATGTTGCGGTCTGCATCACCATCAGCAGCAGCACCAAACTCTGGGGGCTCACCTTGAGGTTCTGATTTTCCCAATCCCATACGAGCAACCAACTCTTTTGCATATGTCAAATTAGGGTCTGGGTGTCCCCCTCCAAAGTCTTCCTGTATCCAAGAAAGTCGTCCACGAATGAAAATGTGGGCATATAATTCAGAGTCAGACTACTTAAAGCTTATTGTTTGCATAATCCATAAGAGAATAAAACCTTTGGTACACAGTTCAGCAAAGAGCTTTCTTGTGCCCCAAGCTCATCCACAAAAATACGCTTTGCATAAGCTCCAGCAACTCCATGTAATGCATCGTAACTTCAATAAAGTTACAGAAATTAACCATTGTGATTTGGGATGAAGGAgaggtaaaaaaataataatattctatATCACAATTTAAATGATCATTCACAACAAATACCAGAATGTGAATTTAGGAGATGACAGCAGTTTCCTGATGGATTCAAAGTCAAAAATTGACCTGCAAAATTTCGACCGAGGGATAAGAGAGAGTTTACTCAGTAGAAGCACATGGGTAGATAGATTGTTTGACTatcttatgaaaataaaaattcatacttTCAAGAACAACTGCTTCAAAAGTGAGTCTCAATTGATAAAAGCGggaaaatttattaaaaaaaactttcacAATACGACCAATTTAAGAACAGTTTATTCCTTTAGCATTCTCCAATTGTGCAGGTTTAGTGGGTATCGTGACATGACATGATTAAATCCATTTCAAGAAAGCTCTTTCGTATAAATGAAGAGTGAAAGACAATGTCAATTCTGTAAAATGTCTCACTTCATCAACTTTATATAATCACTTGCTGAATCAAAAACCTCAACATCAAATGGTCCTTCAGGCCCTGTGAAGTTTGAAACACCTACTGTGCTGATATCCACCTGGGAAAACAAATCGATAATTGGGAACAAGGTTTAGGTAGATGAACCACATAGCAaccttaattagttaaataaagataaagataaggGAAAATCTGTAGCCAAGTTGTGAGAAGTACATTTGGCAAATCTGGAGCAATCAAGTACTCCTTGATTGTTGTTGTGTATTCATATATTTTGTTAGTAATTCCCTCTGGTGCAGGTCCACCATTTTCCATGTTATATTTTATCCCAAAATCCTGCATAATGGAAACCAGTCAACAGCAACAATCATTTAGAGTTTGTTTTCTACTGAACAAGGTGTCACCATGATATTAAACAAGAAACTTGCATTTGAATCAATTCATTGATTCTATTTATTTAACCTAGCCTAACATATCCATCTACTCAACACATTCACCTTCGAAAATATTCATCTTATTAAGTTACATTATGTGAAGCAGA
This portion of the Trifolium pratense cultivar HEN17-A07 linkage group LG3, ARS_RC_1.1, whole genome shotgun sequence genome encodes:
- the LOC123918061 gene encoding phosphoglucomutase, cytoplasmic isoform X2 — protein: MVLFNVSRIQTTPFDGQKPGTSGLRKKVKVFVQPHYLENFVQASFNALTEAKVRGATLVVSGDGRYYSEQAIQIITKMAAANGVRRIWVGLNGLLSTPAVSAVIRERVGVDGSKATGAFILTASHNPGGPNEDFGIKYNMENGGPAPEGITNKIYEYTTTIKEYLIAPDLPNVDISTVGVSNFTGPEGPFDVEVFDSASDYIKLMKSIFDFESIRKLLSSPKFTFCYDALHGVAGAYAKRIFVDELGAQESSLLNCVPKEDFGGGHPDPNLTYAKELVARMGLGKSEPQGEPPEFGAAADGDADRNMILGKRFFVTPSDSVAIIAANAVQAIPYFSAGLKGVARSMPTSAALDVVAKHLNLKFFEVPTGWKFFGNLMDAGLCSVCGEESFGTGSDHIREKDGIWAVLAWLSILAYKNKDNQDKLVTVEDIVRQHWATYGRHYYTRYDYENVDAVAAKELMAHLVKLQSSLSEVNKIVKGASSDVSNVVHGDEFEYKDSVDGSVSSHQGIRYLFEDGSRLIFRLSGTGSEGATIRLYIEQYEKDPSKIGRLSHEALAPLVAAALKLSKMEEFTGRSAPTVIT
- the LOC123918061 gene encoding phosphoglucomutase, cytoplasmic isoform X1, which produces MVLFNVSRIQTTPFDGQKPGTSGLRKKVKVFVQPHYLENFVQASFNALTEAKVRGATLVVSGDGRYYSEQAIQIITKMAAANGVRRIWVGLNGLLSTPAVSAVIRERVGVDGSKATGAFILTASHNPGGPNEDFGIKYNMENGGPAPEGITNKIYEYTTTIKEYLIAPDLPNVDISTVGVSNFTGPEGPFDVEVFDSASDYIKLMKSIFDFESIRKLLSSPKFTFCYDALHGVAGAYAKRIFVDELGAQESSLLNCVPKEDFGGGHPDPNLTYAKELVARMGLGKSEPQGEPPEFGAAADGDADRNMILGKRFFVTPSDSVAIIAANAVQAIPYFSAGLKGVARSMPTSAALDVVAKHLNLKFFEVPTGWKFFGNLMDAGLCSVCGEESFGTGMHFASVLGRAEEQTTTFKLTQTSYYLVIVVVFVIGSDHIREKDGIWAVLAWLSILAYKNKDNQDKLVTVEDIVRQHWATYGRHYYTRYDYENVDAVAAKELMAHLVKLQSSLSEVNKIVKGASSDVSNVVHGDEFEYKDSVDGSVSSHQGIRYLFEDGSRLIFRLSGTGSEGATIRLYIEQYEKDPSKIGRLSHEALAPLVAAALKLSKMEEFTGRSAPTVIT